In Manis pentadactyla isolate mManPen7 chromosome 8, mManPen7.hap1, whole genome shotgun sequence, the following are encoded in one genomic region:
- the TIAL1 gene encoding nucleolysin TIAR isoform X1, giving the protein MMEDDGQPRTLQELLHLPRSYPLQHLVHCLEHKRYVGNLSRDVTEVLILQLFSQIGPCKSCKMITEQPDSRRVNSSVGFSVLQHTSNDPYCFVEFYEHRDAAAALAAMNGRKILGKEVKVNWATTPSSQKKDTSNHFHVFVGDLSPEITTEDIKSAFAPFGKISDARVVKDMATGKSKGYGFVSFYNKLDAENAIVHMGGQWLGGRQIRTNWATRKPPAPKSTQENNTKQLRFEDVVNQSSPKNCTVYCGGIASGLTDQLMRQTFSPFGQIMEIRVFPEKGYSFVRFSTHESAAHAIVSVNGTTIEGHVVKCYWGKESPDMTKNFQQVDYSQWGQWSQVYGNPQQYGQYMANGWQVPPYGVYGQPWNQQGFGVDQSPSAAWMGGFGAQPPQGQAPPPVIPPPNQAGYGMASYQTQ; this is encoded by the exons ATGATGGAAGACGACGGACAGCCCCGGACTCT acaagAACTGCTACATCTTCCTAGGTCTTACCCTCTGCAGCACTTAGTTCACTGCCTGGAACATAAGAG ATATGTAGGTAACCTCTCCAGAGATGTGACAGAAGTCCTTATACTACAGTTATTCAGTCAGATTGGACCTTGTAAAAGCTGTAAAATGATAACAGAG CAACCCGATAGCAGAAGGGTCAACTCTTCTGTTGGATTTTCTGTTTTGCAGCATACAAGCAATGACCCATATTGCTTTGTGGAATTTTATGAACACAGAGATGCAGCTGCTGCATTAGCTGCTATGAATGGGAGAAAAATTTTGGGAAAG gAGGTCAAAGTAAACTGGGCAACAACACCAAGTAGCCAGAAAAAAGATACTTCCA AtcacttccatgtgtttgttggggATTTGAGTCCAGAAATTACAACAGAAGATATCAAATCAGCATTTGCCCCCTTTGGTAAAATATC GGATGCCCGAGTAGTTAAAGACATGGCAACTGGAAAATCCAAAGGCTATGgttttgtatctttttataaCAAACTG GATGCAGAAAATGCAATTGTGCATATGGGAGGTCAGTGGTTGGGTGGTCGTCAAATCAGAACCAACTGGGCCACTCGTAAACCACCTGCACCTAAAAGTACACAAGAAA ATAACACTAAGCAGTTGAGATTTGAAGATGTAGTAAACCAGTCAAGTCCAAAAAATTGTACTGTGTACTGTGGTGGAATTGCTTCTGGGTTAACAG atCAGCTTATGAGACAGACATTCTCACCATTTGGACAAATTATGGAAATAAGAGTTTTTCCAGAGAAGGGCTATTCATTTGTCAG ATTTTCAACCCATGAAAGTGCTGCCCATGCCATTGTTTCAGTGAATGGCACTACGATCGAAGGACATGTGGTTAAATGCTATTGGGGTAAAGAATCTCCTGATATGACTAAAAACTTCCAACAG GTCGACTATAGTCAGTGGGGCCAGTGGAGCCAAGTTTATGGAAACCCACAACAGTATGGACAGTATATGGCCAATGGGTGGCAAGTACCGCCTTATGGAGTATATGGGCAACCATGGAATCAACAAGGATTTGGAGTAGA tcAATCACCTTCTGCTGCTTGGATGGGCGGATTTGGTGCTCAGCCTCCCCAGGGACAAGCTCCTCCCCCTGTAATACCTCCTCCTAACCAAGCTGGATATGGTATGGCAAGTTACCAAACACAGTGA
- the TIAL1 gene encoding nucleolysin TIAR isoform X2: MMEDDGQPRTLQELLHLPRSYPLQHLVHCLEHKRYVGNLSRDVTEVLILQLFSQIGPCKSCKMITEHTSNDPYCFVEFYEHRDAAAALAAMNGRKILGKEVKVNWATTPSSQKKDTSNHFHVFVGDLSPEITTEDIKSAFAPFGKISDARVVKDMATGKSKGYGFVSFYNKLDAENAIVHMGGQWLGGRQIRTNWATRKPPAPKSTQENNTKQLRFEDVVNQSSPKNCTVYCGGIASGLTDQLMRQTFSPFGQIMEIRVFPEKGYSFVRFSTHESAAHAIVSVNGTTIEGHVVKCYWGKESPDMTKNFQQVDYSQWGQWSQVYGNPQQYGQYMANGWQVPPYGVYGQPWNQQGFGVDQSPSAAWMGGFGAQPPQGQAPPPVIPPPNQAGYGMASYQTQ, translated from the exons ATGATGGAAGACGACGGACAGCCCCGGACTCT acaagAACTGCTACATCTTCCTAGGTCTTACCCTCTGCAGCACTTAGTTCACTGCCTGGAACATAAGAG ATATGTAGGTAACCTCTCCAGAGATGTGACAGAAGTCCTTATACTACAGTTATTCAGTCAGATTGGACCTTGTAAAAGCTGTAAAATGATAACAGAG CATACAAGCAATGACCCATATTGCTTTGTGGAATTTTATGAACACAGAGATGCAGCTGCTGCATTAGCTGCTATGAATGGGAGAAAAATTTTGGGAAAG gAGGTCAAAGTAAACTGGGCAACAACACCAAGTAGCCAGAAAAAAGATACTTCCA AtcacttccatgtgtttgttggggATTTGAGTCCAGAAATTACAACAGAAGATATCAAATCAGCATTTGCCCCCTTTGGTAAAATATC GGATGCCCGAGTAGTTAAAGACATGGCAACTGGAAAATCCAAAGGCTATGgttttgtatctttttataaCAAACTG GATGCAGAAAATGCAATTGTGCATATGGGAGGTCAGTGGTTGGGTGGTCGTCAAATCAGAACCAACTGGGCCACTCGTAAACCACCTGCACCTAAAAGTACACAAGAAA ATAACACTAAGCAGTTGAGATTTGAAGATGTAGTAAACCAGTCAAGTCCAAAAAATTGTACTGTGTACTGTGGTGGAATTGCTTCTGGGTTAACAG atCAGCTTATGAGACAGACATTCTCACCATTTGGACAAATTATGGAAATAAGAGTTTTTCCAGAGAAGGGCTATTCATTTGTCAG ATTTTCAACCCATGAAAGTGCTGCCCATGCCATTGTTTCAGTGAATGGCACTACGATCGAAGGACATGTGGTTAAATGCTATTGGGGTAAAGAATCTCCTGATATGACTAAAAACTTCCAACAG GTCGACTATAGTCAGTGGGGCCAGTGGAGCCAAGTTTATGGAAACCCACAACAGTATGGACAGTATATGGCCAATGGGTGGCAAGTACCGCCTTATGGAGTATATGGGCAACCATGGAATCAACAAGGATTTGGAGTAGA tcAATCACCTTCTGCTGCTTGGATGGGCGGATTTGGTGCTCAGCCTCCCCAGGGACAAGCTCCTCCCCCTGTAATACCTCCTCCTAACCAAGCTGGATATGGTATGGCAAGTTACCAAACACAGTGA
- the TIAL1 gene encoding nucleolysin TIAR isoform X3 has protein sequence MMEDDGQPRTLYVGNLSRDVTEVLILQLFSQIGPCKSCKMITEQPDSRRVNSSVGFSVLQHTSNDPYCFVEFYEHRDAAAALAAMNGRKILGKEVKVNWATTPSSQKKDTSNHFHVFVGDLSPEITTEDIKSAFAPFGKISDARVVKDMATGKSKGYGFVSFYNKLDAENAIVHMGGQWLGGRQIRTNWATRKPPAPKSTQENNTKQLRFEDVVNQSSPKNCTVYCGGIASGLTDQLMRQTFSPFGQIMEIRVFPEKGYSFVRFSTHESAAHAIVSVNGTTIEGHVVKCYWGKESPDMTKNFQQVDYSQWGQWSQVYGNPQQYGQYMANGWQVPPYGVYGQPWNQQGFGVDQSPSAAWMGGFGAQPPQGQAPPPVIPPPNQAGYGMASYQTQ, from the exons ATGATGGAAGACGACGGACAGCCCCGGACTCT ATATGTAGGTAACCTCTCCAGAGATGTGACAGAAGTCCTTATACTACAGTTATTCAGTCAGATTGGACCTTGTAAAAGCTGTAAAATGATAACAGAG CAACCCGATAGCAGAAGGGTCAACTCTTCTGTTGGATTTTCTGTTTTGCAGCATACAAGCAATGACCCATATTGCTTTGTGGAATTTTATGAACACAGAGATGCAGCTGCTGCATTAGCTGCTATGAATGGGAGAAAAATTTTGGGAAAG gAGGTCAAAGTAAACTGGGCAACAACACCAAGTAGCCAGAAAAAAGATACTTCCA AtcacttccatgtgtttgttggggATTTGAGTCCAGAAATTACAACAGAAGATATCAAATCAGCATTTGCCCCCTTTGGTAAAATATC GGATGCCCGAGTAGTTAAAGACATGGCAACTGGAAAATCCAAAGGCTATGgttttgtatctttttataaCAAACTG GATGCAGAAAATGCAATTGTGCATATGGGAGGTCAGTGGTTGGGTGGTCGTCAAATCAGAACCAACTGGGCCACTCGTAAACCACCTGCACCTAAAAGTACACAAGAAA ATAACACTAAGCAGTTGAGATTTGAAGATGTAGTAAACCAGTCAAGTCCAAAAAATTGTACTGTGTACTGTGGTGGAATTGCTTCTGGGTTAACAG atCAGCTTATGAGACAGACATTCTCACCATTTGGACAAATTATGGAAATAAGAGTTTTTCCAGAGAAGGGCTATTCATTTGTCAG ATTTTCAACCCATGAAAGTGCTGCCCATGCCATTGTTTCAGTGAATGGCACTACGATCGAAGGACATGTGGTTAAATGCTATTGGGGTAAAGAATCTCCTGATATGACTAAAAACTTCCAACAG GTCGACTATAGTCAGTGGGGCCAGTGGAGCCAAGTTTATGGAAACCCACAACAGTATGGACAGTATATGGCCAATGGGTGGCAAGTACCGCCTTATGGAGTATATGGGCAACCATGGAATCAACAAGGATTTGGAGTAGA tcAATCACCTTCTGCTGCTTGGATGGGCGGATTTGGTGCTCAGCCTCCCCAGGGACAAGCTCCTCCCCCTGTAATACCTCCTCCTAACCAAGCTGGATATGGTATGGCAAGTTACCAAACACAGTGA
- the TIAL1 gene encoding nucleolysin TIAR isoform X4 codes for MMEDDGQPRTLYVGNLSRDVTEVLILQLFSQIGPCKSCKMITEHTSNDPYCFVEFYEHRDAAAALAAMNGRKILGKEVKVNWATTPSSQKKDTSNHFHVFVGDLSPEITTEDIKSAFAPFGKISDARVVKDMATGKSKGYGFVSFYNKLDAENAIVHMGGQWLGGRQIRTNWATRKPPAPKSTQENNTKQLRFEDVVNQSSPKNCTVYCGGIASGLTDQLMRQTFSPFGQIMEIRVFPEKGYSFVRFSTHESAAHAIVSVNGTTIEGHVVKCYWGKESPDMTKNFQQVDYSQWGQWSQVYGNPQQYGQYMANGWQVPPYGVYGQPWNQQGFGVDQSPSAAWMGGFGAQPPQGQAPPPVIPPPNQAGYGMASYQTQ; via the exons ATGATGGAAGACGACGGACAGCCCCGGACTCT ATATGTAGGTAACCTCTCCAGAGATGTGACAGAAGTCCTTATACTACAGTTATTCAGTCAGATTGGACCTTGTAAAAGCTGTAAAATGATAACAGAG CATACAAGCAATGACCCATATTGCTTTGTGGAATTTTATGAACACAGAGATGCAGCTGCTGCATTAGCTGCTATGAATGGGAGAAAAATTTTGGGAAAG gAGGTCAAAGTAAACTGGGCAACAACACCAAGTAGCCAGAAAAAAGATACTTCCA AtcacttccatgtgtttgttggggATTTGAGTCCAGAAATTACAACAGAAGATATCAAATCAGCATTTGCCCCCTTTGGTAAAATATC GGATGCCCGAGTAGTTAAAGACATGGCAACTGGAAAATCCAAAGGCTATGgttttgtatctttttataaCAAACTG GATGCAGAAAATGCAATTGTGCATATGGGAGGTCAGTGGTTGGGTGGTCGTCAAATCAGAACCAACTGGGCCACTCGTAAACCACCTGCACCTAAAAGTACACAAGAAA ATAACACTAAGCAGTTGAGATTTGAAGATGTAGTAAACCAGTCAAGTCCAAAAAATTGTACTGTGTACTGTGGTGGAATTGCTTCTGGGTTAACAG atCAGCTTATGAGACAGACATTCTCACCATTTGGACAAATTATGGAAATAAGAGTTTTTCCAGAGAAGGGCTATTCATTTGTCAG ATTTTCAACCCATGAAAGTGCTGCCCATGCCATTGTTTCAGTGAATGGCACTACGATCGAAGGACATGTGGTTAAATGCTATTGGGGTAAAGAATCTCCTGATATGACTAAAAACTTCCAACAG GTCGACTATAGTCAGTGGGGCCAGTGGAGCCAAGTTTATGGAAACCCACAACAGTATGGACAGTATATGGCCAATGGGTGGCAAGTACCGCCTTATGGAGTATATGGGCAACCATGGAATCAACAAGGATTTGGAGTAGA tcAATCACCTTCTGCTGCTTGGATGGGCGGATTTGGTGCTCAGCCTCCCCAGGGACAAGCTCCTCCCCCTGTAATACCTCCTCCTAACCAAGCTGGATATGGTATGGCAAGTTACCAAACACAGTGA
- the TIAL1 gene encoding nucleolysin TIAR isoform X5 produces MDARVVKDMATGKSKGYGFVSFYNKLDAENAIVHMGGQWLGGRQIRTNWATRKPPAPKSTQENNTKQLRFEDVVNQSSPKNCTVYCGGIASGLTDQLMRQTFSPFGQIMEIRVFPEKGYSFVRFSTHESAAHAIVSVNGTTIEGHVVKCYWGKESPDMTKNFQQVDYSQWGQWSQVYGNPQQYGQYMANGWQVPPYGVYGQPWNQQGFGVDQSPSAAWMGGFGAQPPQGQAPPPVIPPPNQAGYGMASYQTQ; encoded by the exons AT GGATGCCCGAGTAGTTAAAGACATGGCAACTGGAAAATCCAAAGGCTATGgttttgtatctttttataaCAAACTG GATGCAGAAAATGCAATTGTGCATATGGGAGGTCAGTGGTTGGGTGGTCGTCAAATCAGAACCAACTGGGCCACTCGTAAACCACCTGCACCTAAAAGTACACAAGAAA ATAACACTAAGCAGTTGAGATTTGAAGATGTAGTAAACCAGTCAAGTCCAAAAAATTGTACTGTGTACTGTGGTGGAATTGCTTCTGGGTTAACAG atCAGCTTATGAGACAGACATTCTCACCATTTGGACAAATTATGGAAATAAGAGTTTTTCCAGAGAAGGGCTATTCATTTGTCAG ATTTTCAACCCATGAAAGTGCTGCCCATGCCATTGTTTCAGTGAATGGCACTACGATCGAAGGACATGTGGTTAAATGCTATTGGGGTAAAGAATCTCCTGATATGACTAAAAACTTCCAACAG GTCGACTATAGTCAGTGGGGCCAGTGGAGCCAAGTTTATGGAAACCCACAACAGTATGGACAGTATATGGCCAATGGGTGGCAAGTACCGCCTTATGGAGTATATGGGCAACCATGGAATCAACAAGGATTTGGAGTAGA tcAATCACCTTCTGCTGCTTGGATGGGCGGATTTGGTGCTCAGCCTCCCCAGGGACAAGCTCCTCCCCCTGTAATACCTCCTCCTAACCAAGCTGGATATGGTATGGCAAGTTACCAAACACAGTGA